In Bremerella sp. JC817, the following are encoded in one genomic region:
- a CDS encoding alpha/beta hydrolase: MHRLTILSIVGLWLLLPTLVGAEEKSRVIKDLEFANVDGHSLKLDLYLPVEKNAPLIVWIHGGGWHAGSKASCPLQWLTKEGFAVASISYRLTDKATFPAQIHDCKGAIRWLRAHADQYGYSSEKIAVAGSSAGGHLAALVGTSGDVKPLEGDVGGNLDQSSRVGCVVDYYGATDFILRSKTQPHRANQEGSVVYKLLGGGADEKVELAKQASAAFHVTQDDPPFLVLHGDKDNTVLLDQSERIQQVYGDANLPLELIVVPGGGHGGDVFYQGENRTPVLRFLKKHLSEAATE, from the coding sequence ATGCATCGTCTTACGATTCTGTCGATTGTTGGTCTCTGGCTGCTATTGCCGACCCTTGTTGGTGCTGAAGAGAAATCCCGCGTTATCAAAGATCTAGAGTTCGCCAACGTCGACGGGCACAGCTTGAAGCTCGATCTCTATTTGCCGGTGGAAAAGAACGCCCCGCTGATTGTGTGGATTCATGGCGGCGGTTGGCATGCCGGCAGCAAGGCGAGTTGCCCGCTGCAGTGGCTGACCAAGGAAGGCTTCGCCGTGGCCAGCATTTCGTATCGCCTGACTGACAAGGCAACCTTCCCGGCCCAGATCCACGACTGCAAAGGGGCCATTCGCTGGTTACGGGCCCACGCCGATCAGTATGGCTATTCCTCCGAAAAGATCGCCGTTGCCGGTTCGAGTGCCGGCGGGCATCTCGCGGCGCTGGTCGGAACCTCGGGCGATGTGAAGCCACTGGAAGGTGACGTTGGCGGCAATCTTGATCAGTCTTCGCGAGTTGGCTGTGTCGTTGATTACTACGGTGCGACCGACTTCATTCTACGATCGAAAACGCAGCCGCATCGAGCGAACCAAGAAGGCTCGGTCGTTTACAAGCTGCTCGGCGGTGGCGCGGACGAAAAAGTCGAACTTGCCAAACAGGCCTCGGCGGCGTTCCATGTCACGCAAGACGATCCGCCGTTTCTGGTGCTGCACGGAGACAAAGACAACACGGTCCTGCTGGATCAATCCGAGCGAATTCAACAAGTCTATGGCGATGCCAATTTGCCATTGGAATTGATCGTTGTGCCTGGCGGTGGCCATGGCGGCGATGTCTTCTATCAAGGCGAGAATCGAACTCCGGTCCTTCGCTTCCTGAAGAAGCACTTGTCGGAAGCGGCGACTGAATAA
- a CDS encoding neutral zinc metallopeptidase gives MRWRGRRGSDNVEDRRSARGPVIAGGGSLVGILLVMGLVWLLGGNPLAVLQGVQNQQGGGGGAPAQVDPQEDQRAQFVSVVLADTEEVWTEQFQQLGNTYRDPTLVMFRDQVQSACGFQQAATGPFYCPLDQKVYIDLSFFDEMEQGLGAGGDFAQAYVIAHEVGHHVQNLLGVSDKVHRLQNQTSKEEANELSVRLELQADFYAGVWAHHAQQNWNILEEGDVEEALNAATAIGDDRLQRQSRGFVVPESFTHGTSKQRAKWFYKGLQTGDMEAGDTFSIPYREL, from the coding sequence ATGCGATGGCGAGGACGACGAGGAAGTGATAACGTAGAAGATCGACGATCGGCTCGCGGCCCAGTGATTGCGGGCGGTGGAAGCCTGGTCGGTATTCTGCTGGTGATGGGTTTGGTCTGGCTGCTGGGTGGCAATCCACTGGCCGTGCTCCAGGGTGTGCAGAACCAACAAGGGGGCGGAGGGGGAGCTCCGGCCCAGGTCGATCCACAAGAGGACCAACGAGCTCAGTTCGTTTCTGTGGTCCTGGCCGATACCGAGGAAGTCTGGACCGAGCAGTTTCAGCAGCTTGGAAATACCTATCGCGACCCGACCCTGGTCATGTTTCGCGATCAGGTTCAATCGGCGTGTGGCTTTCAACAAGCGGCGACCGGCCCGTTCTATTGCCCGCTCGACCAGAAGGTTTACATCGACCTCAGCTTCTTTGACGAAATGGAGCAAGGTCTTGGTGCCGGCGGCGACTTTGCCCAGGCTTACGTGATTGCCCATGAAGTGGGGCATCACGTCCAGAACCTGTTGGGTGTGAGCGACAAGGTTCATCGACTGCAAAATCAGACCAGTAAGGAAGAGGCAAACGAGCTTTCGGTGCGGCTCGAACTTCAGGCCGACTTCTACGCTGGCGTGTGGGCTCACCATGCCCAACAGAACTGGAACATCCTGGAAGAAGGGGATGTGGAAGAGGCCCTCAACGCCGCGACCGCCATCGGCGACGATCGTTTGCAGCGGCAGTCACGTGGATTCGTTGTGCCGGAATCGTTCACGCACGGAACCTCGAAACAACGGGCCAAATGGTTCTATAAAGGGCTCCAAACCGGGGATATGGAAGCAGGCGACACCTTCAGCATTCCTTATCGAGAGCTGTAA
- a CDS encoding alpha/beta hydrolase, translating into MTQSLRHLLCLLLTVATCSVAIAEDSAKSSLETDILYLNETGLDEYAQKQCRLDIHYPKKEGFATVVWFHGGGLSGGDKKIPKYMLDQGYAVVSANYRHHPHVKSPVYIEDAAAALAWTFANIEKYGGDPNKIFVSGHSAGGYLASMLTLDKRWMEAHKIDADKLAGSIPFSGHTITHFTIRKERGIDQNIVVVDDLAPLNHIRNDAPPILLLAGDRELEFPGRYEENALLWRMLNVAKHPDAELYELEGFTHGNMVEPGVLLMTSFIRKHSESN; encoded by the coding sequence ATGACTCAATCACTTCGCCATCTGCTGTGCCTGTTGTTGACGGTCGCCACTTGTTCGGTCGCCATCGCGGAAGACTCGGCCAAGTCGTCCCTCGAGACCGATATTCTGTACCTGAACGAAACAGGCCTCGACGAGTACGCTCAGAAGCAGTGCCGTCTCGACATTCACTATCCCAAGAAGGAAGGCTTTGCGACGGTCGTCTGGTTCCATGGCGGCGGTTTGAGCGGCGGCGATAAGAAGATTCCGAAGTACATGCTCGACCAAGGCTATGCCGTGGTGTCGGCCAACTATCGCCATCATCCGCACGTGAAGTCGCCGGTCTACATCGAAGACGCCGCCGCGGCCCTGGCGTGGACCTTTGCCAACATCGAGAAGTATGGCGGCGATCCGAACAAGATCTTTGTCAGCGGTCACTCGGCCGGTGGCTACCTTGCCAGCATGCTGACCTTGGACAAACGCTGGATGGAAGCCCACAAGATCGACGCCGACAAGTTAGCTGGCTCGATCCCGTTCAGCGGCCATACGATCACCCACTTCACGATCCGCAAAGAACGTGGCATCGACCAGAACATCGTGGTGGTCGACGATCTGGCGCCGCTGAATCACATTCGCAACGACGCTCCGCCGATCTTACTTTTGGCAGGTGATCGCGAGTTGGAATTCCCAGGCCGCTACGAAGAAAACGCCCTGCTCTGGCGGATGCTGAACGTCGCCAAGCATCCTGATGCAGAACTGTACGAGCTGGAAGGCTTCACCCATGGCAACATGGTCGAACCAGGCGTCCTGCTGATGACGTCGTTCATTCGCAAGCACAGCGAGTCGAACTAG